One window of the Nicotiana tabacum cultivar K326 chromosome 4, ASM71507v2, whole genome shotgun sequence genome contains the following:
- the LOC107795234 gene encoding uncharacterized protein LOC107795234, with amino-acid sequence MFEEGLVVDYPNSDQYELVTVGKLAKQEAYIFHIFSSEGSGVWHEFQFSMKFFDCLALIGKPVYVHNSLHWLRVDGRVLGFDTKREEAKILDLPEFISHQDSIRRKYIISPGSNTWLGMTQGLLTLVYCLNKSIVIATNDYVSNNWRVSDTMDNFMKAPNGCDYRYGFPIWIDSGPVLFLGEDRFLYGHDSKMSRFKITAVFDKHYMIYHRLCRYFEPSLANVQKTPSDIVRSKHLSAVTATLDELKCFITEGTN; translated from the coding sequence atgTTTGAGGAAGGCTTAGTTGTCGACTACCCCAATTCAGATCAGTATGAATTGGTAACGGTTGGAAAGCTGGCTAAACAAGAAGcatatatatttcacatattttcatCAGAGGGATCAGGCGTGTGGCATGAATTCCAATTCAGTATGAAGTTTTTCGACTGTTTGGCTCTCATTGGTAAACCTGTTTACGTGCATAATTCCTTGCATTGGCTCAGAGTTGATGGTCGAGTTCTTGGTTTTGATACAAAGAGAGAAGAGGCTAAAATTCTTGACCTTCCTGAGTTCATCAGTCATCAAGATTCTATTCGCCGTAAGTACATTATTAGCCCTGGTTCCAATACATGGTTAGGGATGACGCAAGGTTTACTAACTCTTGTTTACTGTTTGAATAAATCCATAGTTATTGCTACTAATGATTATGTAAGCAACAATTGGAGAGTTTCCGACACTATGGACAACTTCATGAAAGCTCCAAATGGCTGTGACTATAGATATGGCTTCCCTATATGGATTGACAGCGGACCTGTGCTTTTCCTAGGAGAAGATCGATTTTTGTATGGGCATGATTCTAAGATGAGTAGGTTTAAAATAACTGCAGTTTTTGACAAACACTATATGATTTATCATCGCCTTTGCCGCTATTTTGAACCATCGTTAGCCAATGTCCAGAAGACACCTTCAGATATAGTCCGCTCTAAACATCTCTCAGCTGTTACCGCAACACTAGATGAGCTCAAATGTTTTATCACTGAAGGTACCAATTAG
- the LOC107795233 gene encoding uncharacterized protein LOC107795233 encodes MKFFDCLALIGKPVYVHNSLHWLRVDGRVLGFDTKREEAKILDLPEFISHQDSIRRKYIISPGSNTWLGMAQGLLALVCCLNKSIVIATYDYVSNNWRVSDTVDNFMKAPNGCDYRYGFPIWIDSGPVLFLGEDRFLYEHDSKMSRFKITAVFDKHYMIYHLLCRYFEPSLANVQKTPSDIVRSKHLSAVTATLDELKCFITEGTN; translated from the coding sequence ATGAAGTTTTTCGACTGCTTGGCTCTCATTGGTAAACCTGTTTACGTGCATAATTCCTTGCATTGGCTCAGAGTTGATGGCCGAGTTCTTGGTTTTGATACAAAGAGAGAAGAGGCTAAAATTCTTGACCTTCCTGAGTTCATCAGTCATCAAGATTCTATTCGCCGTAAGTACATTATTAGCCCTGGTTCCAATACATGGTTAGGGATGGCGCAAGGTTTACTAGCTCTTGTTTGCTGTTTGAATAAATCCATAGTTATTGCTACTTATGATTATGTAAGCAACAATTGGAGAGTTTCCGACACTGTGGACAACTTCATGAAAGCTCCAAACGGCTGTGACTATAGATATGGCTTCCCTATATGGATTGACAGCGGACCTGTGCTTTTCCTAGGAGAAGATCGATTTTTGTATGAGCATGATTCTAAGATGAGTAGGTTTAAAATAACGGCAGTTTTTGACAAACACTATATGATTTATCATCTCCTTTGCCGCTATTTTGAACCATCGTTAGCCAATGTCCAGAAGACACCTTCAGATATAGTCCGCTCTAAACATCTCTCAGCTGTTACCGCAACACTAGATGAGCTCAAATGTTTTATCACTGAAGGTACCAATTAG